The Triticum dicoccoides isolate Atlit2015 ecotype Zavitan chromosome 6A, WEW_v2.0, whole genome shotgun sequence genome has a window encoding:
- the LOC119319027 gene encoding syntaxin-124-like — protein sequence MNDLFSSSSFKKYADLKDQVALDEMEAGSGSESANLDKFFEDVEGVKEDISGLESMHRRLQSVNEESKTAHDARAVKSLRARMDGDVVQVLRRAKVVKAKLEALDRANAASRKLPGCGAGSSTDRTRSSVVSGLGNKLKDLMDDFQGLRTRMAAEYKETVARRYYTVTGETAEESTIEALIASGESETFLQKAIQRDQGRGQVMATVSEIQERHDAVKDIERSLLELHQVFLDMAALVEAQAHQLNNIETHVARASSFVIRGTVELESARVYQKSSRKWACIAVVAGAVLVLVIVLPILVNLKLLSGR from the exons ATGAACGACCTCTTCTCGTCGAGCTCGTTCAAGAAGTATGCCGACCTGAAGGACCAGGTGGCGCTGGACGAGATGGAGGCCGGCAGCGGCAGCGAGAGCGCCAACCTCGACAAGTTCTTCGAGGACGTGGAGGGCGTCAAGGAGGACATCAGCGGCCTCGAGTCCATGCACCGCCGGCTGCAGTCGGTGAACGAGGAGAGCAAGACCGCACACGACGCCCGCGCCGTCAAGTCGCTCCGCGCCCGCATGGACGGCGACGTCGTGCAGGTCCTCCGCCGCGCTAAGGTCGTCAAGGCTAAGCTCGAGGCCCTCGACCGCGCCAACGCCGCCAGCCGTAAGCTCCCCGGCTGCGGCGCCGGCTCCTCCACCGACCGCACCCGCTCCTCCGTCGTCTCCGGCCTCGGCAACAAGCTCAAGGACCTCATGGACGACTTCCAG GGCCTTCGGACGCGGATGGCGGCGGAGTACAAGGAGACGGTGGCGCGGCGGTACTACACGGTGACGGGTGAGACGGCGGAGGAGAGCACGATCGAGGCGCTCATCGCGTCGGGGGAGAGCGAGACGTTCCTGCAGAAGGCGATCCAGCGGGACCAAGGGCGCGGGCAGGTGATGGCCACGGTGTCGGAGATCCAGGAGCGGCACGACGCCGTGAAGGACATCGAGCGCAGCCTGCTGGAGCTGCACCAGGTGTTCCTGGACATGGCGGCGCTGGTGGAGGCGCAGGCCCACCAGCTCAACAACATCGAGACCCACGTCGCGCGCGCCAGCTCCTTCGTGATCAGGGGCACCGTGGAGCTCGAGTCCGCGCGCGTCTACCAGAAGAGCAGCCGCAAGTGGGCCTGCATCGCCGTCGTAGCcggcgccgtgctcgtcctcgtcaTCGTGCTGCCGATACTCGTCAACCTCAAGCTCTTGAGCGGCAGATAG